In Halobaculum rubrum, the following are encoded in one genomic region:
- the proS gene encoding proline--tRNA ligase, giving the protein MSEHESADSDGDDQELGITKSKEYETGEWYAEVVQKAQLANYAPEGMSGFIITRPRGYALWERLQGFLDAKFKETGVQNAYFPMFIPESYLEAEKDIVEGFDPEVAWVTHGGHEELDERLAVRPTSESIITPYISQWVRSHRDLPLRVNQWCSVVRWEATETKPFFRTKEFLWQEGHTAHADRDDAWDETLTRLEQYESAYRDFLAIPVLRGQKPDHDTFPGADTTTTVEALMPDGKSVQGGTSHYLGTSFAEAFDITFSGEDEAERLAHTTSWGFSWRALGALIMTHSDDQGLVLPPTVAPTQVAIVPIWQEDTKDEVLEYAEGVAEELEEAGIRVELDDRDTRNPGFKFNEHELNGVPVRFEIGPYEVEDDEVTVVHRPDGEETTVDRNGVAEATRDHLDEVYAKLYAAAEENLAGEVREADSRNEILGTIGQHGGYVKAPWCGDEDCEGEIKDQIAAEIVMVPFEEDDDRHGTDHDDTCAVCNDDATRTAYFAKSY; this is encoded by the coding sequence ATGAGCGAACACGAGTCCGCCGACTCCGACGGCGACGACCAGGAGTTGGGGATCACGAAATCCAAGGAGTACGAGACCGGCGAATGGTACGCCGAGGTGGTCCAGAAGGCGCAGTTGGCGAACTACGCGCCCGAGGGGATGTCGGGGTTCATCATCACCCGGCCCCGCGGCTACGCGCTCTGGGAGCGCCTGCAGGGGTTCCTCGACGCGAAGTTCAAGGAGACCGGCGTGCAGAACGCCTACTTCCCGATGTTCATCCCCGAGTCGTACCTCGAGGCCGAGAAGGACATCGTCGAGGGGTTCGACCCCGAGGTCGCGTGGGTGACCCACGGCGGCCACGAGGAGCTCGACGAGCGCCTCGCGGTCCGTCCCACCTCCGAGTCGATCATCACGCCCTACATCAGCCAGTGGGTGCGCAGCCACCGCGACCTCCCCCTGCGAGTGAACCAGTGGTGCTCGGTCGTGCGCTGGGAGGCGACGGAGACGAAGCCGTTCTTCCGCACGAAGGAGTTCCTCTGGCAGGAGGGCCACACGGCTCACGCCGACCGCGACGACGCGTGGGACGAGACGCTGACCCGACTCGAGCAGTACGAGTCCGCATACCGGGACTTCCTCGCGATCCCCGTCCTTCGCGGACAGAAGCCCGACCACGACACGTTCCCCGGGGCGGACACCACCACGACGGTGGAGGCGCTGATGCCCGACGGCAAGTCCGTGCAGGGCGGCACCTCACACTACCTCGGAACGAGCTTCGCCGAGGCGTTCGACATCACCTTCTCCGGCGAGGACGAGGCGGAGCGGCTCGCTCACACGACCTCGTGGGGGTTCTCGTGGCGCGCGCTCGGCGCGCTGATCATGACCCACTCCGACGACCAGGGGCTCGTCTTGCCCCCGACCGTCGCGCCCACGCAGGTCGCGATCGTGCCCATCTGGCAGGAGGACACCAAAGACGAGGTGCTCGAGTACGCCGAGGGCGTCGCCGAAGAGCTGGAGGAGGCGGGGATCCGCGTCGAACTCGACGACCGCGACACGCGCAATCCCGGGTTCAAGTTCAACGAACACGAGCTCAACGGCGTTCCCGTGCGCTTCGAGATCGGCCCCTACGAGGTCGAGGACGACGAGGTCACCGTCGTCCATCGCCCCGACGGCGAGGAGACGACCGTCGACCGGAACGGCGTCGCCGAGGCGACCCGCGACCACCTCGACGAGGTGTACGCGAAACTGTACGCCGCCGCCGAGGAGAACCTCGCGGGCGAGGTGCGCGAGGCCGACTCGCGAAACGAGATCCTCGGCACCATCGGCCAGCACGGCGGCTACGTGAAAGCACCGTGGTGCGGCGACGAGGACTGCGAAGGGGAGATCAAAGACCAGATCGCCGCCGAGATCGTGATGGTCCCGTTCGAGGAGGACGACGACCGCCACGGCACCGATCACGACGACACCTGCGCCGTCTGCAACGACGACGCGACGCGGACCGCGTACTTCGCGAAGTCGTACTGA
- a CDS encoding HAD family hydrolase gives MATATTTTILTITPNAMRENVDPTRLASPLADATGVTFDLDDTLVSYRRSPGEVLAAAFAAVGVDPIFPVEAYYDRFAEFNDRTDSMAQLRTECFAALCEERDRDPDLGRVVADAFADERDHANVAWRPGARDLLDALDARGVPYAVVTNGPPDAQSAKVGAVGLDDRAVDVVFAGHDAPAKPDVGAFEAGLSALDTHPGDAVHVGDSPESDAAGAIAAGLRAVLVGDRGPTPSGAVRVPSLGALLAPDLVGDDPRN, from the coding sequence GTGGCGACCGCAACGACCACGACGATCCTGACGATCACACCGAACGCGATGCGTGAGAACGTCGACCCGACGAGGCTCGCATCCCCGCTGGCCGACGCCACGGGAGTGACCTTCGACCTCGACGACACGCTCGTCTCCTATCGCCGGTCGCCCGGGGAGGTGCTCGCGGCCGCCTTCGCCGCCGTCGGCGTCGACCCGATCTTCCCCGTCGAGGCGTACTACGACCGCTTCGCCGAGTTCAACGACCGGACGGACTCAATGGCGCAACTCCGGACCGAGTGTTTCGCCGCGCTCTGCGAGGAGCGCGACCGAGACCCGGATCTCGGTCGCGTGGTGGCGGACGCGTTCGCCGACGAGCGCGACCACGCGAACGTGGCGTGGCGGCCGGGGGCGCGCGACCTGCTGGACGCGCTCGACGCCCGGGGCGTTCCCTACGCTGTCGTGACCAACGGGCCGCCGGACGCGCAGTCGGCGAAGGTCGGCGCGGTCGGCCTCGACGACCGCGCGGTCGACGTGGTGTTCGCCGGGCACGACGCCCCCGCGAAGCCCGACGTCGGCGCCTTCGAGGCCGGCCTCTCGGCTCTCGATACCCACCCCGGCGACGCGGTTCACGTCGGCGACTCGCCCGAGTCCGACGCCGCCGGGGCGATCGCGGCGGGGCTGAGGGCGGTCCTCGTCGGCGACCGCGGGCCGACACCGTCGGGAGCCGTGCGGGTGCCGTCGCTGGGTGCGCTGCTGGCTCCTGATCTCGTCGGCGACGACCCGAGGAACTGA
- the gltB gene encoding glutamate synthase large subunit has translation MTEPDASARVGGLADPNDERSNCGVGAVVDLDGGRSHEVVSDALDLLENLEHRGTTGAEQNTGDGAGIMIERPDEFFEAVVGDLPETYAVGSVFMPTDDDAREQLEALFESTLAEYDLDVLAWRDVPTDAAEADLGRTALEAEPDVRQVFVAPAEGADLDEETFDRRLYVARRAVESAAEDLAGERFYVCSLDRRRVVYKGLLKADQIDAYYPDLRDERLDSGVALVHARFSTNTLGAWHLAHPYRNVVHNGEFNTIQGNVNWMRARQSDLADGGFADEELDAVRPVISDPNQSDTASVDETLDLLLQSGRELPHALRMMIPEAYRKDDAMSEARRDFYDYHASLVEPWDGPALVIGFDGDRVAGVLDRNGLRPCRYDVTTDNRLVMGSEVGALEHDPSEVRERGRLRPGETFVADRTEGRVLDDEEVFADLTDDKYGEWVDAEQRDLTDVTDEAEPSPETGPDDDLRARQAAFGYTTDQLNHLIGPMSEQGKDPVGSMGDDTPLSVLSEFDRPLFTYFKQLFAQVSNPPIDYIREELVTSLETRLGPQRNLLEETPEHARQVVHDSPVVTEAETATLRDLGTATDGDLTSVTLDMTFDPDADLETAVEDLRAAAAEAVRDGADVLVLSDRGMGPDRLHVPSLLATGAVHHHLVREGLRARAGLVVESGDPREVHHVACLVGYGAGAVCPYLAYDTVRDIVAGPDGADEAKALRAYRDAVEMGLLKTMAKMGISTVESYQGAQIFEAVGLGSDLVREYFEGTEIRTEGIGLPEIESDLRERYAVGFGDDPQLETQGEYENRSSGIKHGWNPHSVNALHTAVREGDREAWDEFSAQVNDPDTPAELRNLLDIGNERDPIPVDEVEPVDEIAKRFSTAAMSLGSLSPEQHENNAIAMNRIGAKSNTGEGGEPPERFDTERGCSVKQVASGRFGVTSNYLATAEEIQIKMAQGSKPGEGGHLPGAKVNEYIAQVRYSTPGVGLISPPPLHDIYSIEDLKQLIYDLKAANPEADVNVKLVSEAGIGTIAAGVAKAEADVVHISGHSGGTGASPKTSIKNAGLPWELGVAEANQMLRATGLRDRITVSADGGLKTGRDVAVAALLGAEEFAFGTAALVSSGCVMARQCHQNTCPVGVATQREDLRDRFPGEPEHVINYMQFIAQELREYMAELGFTSVDEMVGRVDCLSQREVDHPKASKLDLSALIAEPSDDGPRHKVREQDHPDLAEALDWELLDELGDSVETGEPAALAADVDNTDRAIGATLSNRISRAHGEEGLPAGTLDLDFRGEAGQSFAAFLAAGVDAHLVGAANDYVGKGLSGGTVVVQTPEDAAFEPDENVLIGNVALYGATDGEAYVNGVAGERFAVRNSGVKAVVEGVGDHGCEYMTGGVVAVLGDVGRNFAAGMSGGVAYVHDPDDELPAKTNKGMVSLSEDLTDQDEAMVRRLVENHLERTDSDRARELLDDWESVVGEFTRVLPDAYAEVIAEGRGDDVREQLPDAVEGGAATAEFGAGVVGDD, from the coding sequence ATGACTGAGCCGGACGCGTCGGCGCGCGTCGGGGGCCTGGCGGACCCCAATGACGAGCGCTCGAACTGTGGCGTGGGGGCCGTCGTCGACCTCGACGGCGGGCGATCGCACGAAGTAGTATCGGACGCGCTCGACCTGCTCGAGAACCTCGAGCATCGAGGGACGACGGGTGCAGAGCAGAACACCGGCGACGGCGCCGGCATCATGATCGAGCGGCCCGACGAGTTCTTCGAGGCCGTCGTCGGCGACCTCCCCGAGACGTACGCGGTGGGGTCGGTGTTCATGCCGACCGACGACGACGCCCGCGAGCAACTGGAGGCGCTGTTCGAGTCGACGCTCGCGGAGTACGACCTCGACGTGCTCGCGTGGCGCGACGTGCCCACCGACGCGGCGGAGGCGGACCTCGGCCGGACCGCGCTCGAAGCCGAGCCCGACGTCCGGCAGGTGTTCGTCGCGCCCGCGGAGGGCGCCGACCTCGACGAGGAGACGTTCGACCGACGGCTGTACGTCGCCCGACGTGCGGTGGAGTCGGCCGCCGAGGACCTCGCGGGCGAGCGGTTCTACGTCTGTTCGCTCGATCGCCGACGGGTCGTCTACAAGGGCCTGCTGAAGGCCGACCAGATCGACGCCTACTATCCCGACCTGCGCGACGAGCGCCTCGACTCGGGCGTCGCGCTCGTGCACGCACGCTTCTCGACGAACACGCTGGGCGCGTGGCATCTCGCGCACCCGTACCGCAACGTCGTCCACAACGGCGAGTTCAACACGATTCAAGGGAACGTCAACTGGATGCGCGCGCGCCAGTCGGACCTCGCGGACGGCGGCTTCGCCGACGAGGAACTCGACGCGGTGCGGCCGGTCATCTCCGACCCGAACCAGTCGGACACGGCCTCCGTCGACGAGACGCTCGACCTCCTGTTGCAAAGCGGGCGGGAGCTTCCGCACGCGCTGCGGATGATGATCCCCGAGGCGTACCGCAAGGACGACGCGATGAGCGAGGCCCGGCGCGACTTCTACGACTACCACGCCTCGCTGGTCGAGCCCTGGGACGGCCCCGCCCTCGTGATCGGCTTCGACGGCGACCGCGTCGCGGGCGTGCTCGACCGCAACGGGCTCCGGCCGTGCCGCTACGACGTGACGACCGACAACCGCCTCGTGATGGGCAGCGAGGTCGGCGCGCTCGAACACGACCCCAGCGAGGTGCGCGAGCGCGGGCGCCTCCGACCGGGCGAGACGTTCGTCGCCGACCGCACGGAGGGTCGCGTCCTCGACGACGAGGAGGTGTTCGCCGACCTCACCGACGACAAGTACGGCGAGTGGGTCGACGCCGAGCAGCGCGATCTCACGGACGTGACCGACGAGGCCGAGCCGAGCCCGGAGACGGGGCCGGACGACGACCTCCGCGCCAGGCAGGCCGCCTTCGGCTACACCACCGATCAGCTGAATCACCTCATCGGCCCGATGTCCGAACAGGGGAAAGACCCCGTCGGCTCGATGGGCGACGACACCCCGCTGTCGGTCCTCTCGGAGTTCGACCGCCCGCTGTTCACGTACTTCAAGCAGCTGTTCGCGCAGGTGTCGAACCCGCCGATCGACTACATCCGCGAGGAGCTGGTCACCTCCCTGGAGACGCGGCTGGGCCCCCAACGCAACCTCCTCGAGGAGACGCCCGAACACGCCCGCCAGGTCGTCCACGACTCGCCCGTCGTCACCGAGGCGGAGACGGCGACGCTCCGTGACCTGGGGACGGCGACCGACGGCGACCTCACCTCGGTCACGCTCGACATGACGTTCGACCCCGACGCGGACCTGGAAACCGCCGTCGAGGACCTCCGGGCGGCCGCGGCCGAGGCCGTCCGTGACGGCGCCGACGTGCTCGTGCTCTCGGACCGCGGGATGGGTCCCGATCGCCTGCACGTCCCGAGCCTGCTTGCGACGGGCGCGGTCCACCACCACCTCGTGCGCGAGGGACTGCGCGCGCGCGCCGGGCTCGTTGTCGAGTCGGGCGATCCCCGCGAGGTCCACCACGTGGCGTGTCTCGTCGGCTACGGCGCCGGCGCGGTGTGCCCGTACCTCGCGTACGACACGGTCCGCGACATCGTCGCCGGTCCCGACGGCGCCGACGAGGCGAAGGCGCTGCGGGCGTACCGCGACGCCGTAGAGATGGGGCTGCTGAAGACGATGGCGAAGATGGGCATCTCGACGGTCGAGTCCTACCAGGGCGCGCAGATCTTCGAGGCGGTCGGCCTGGGTTCGGATCTGGTGCGCGAGTACTTCGAGGGCACCGAGATCCGGACCGAGGGGATCGGCCTCCCCGAGATCGAGTCGGACCTGCGCGAGCGGTACGCCGTCGGCTTCGGCGACGATCCACAACTGGAGACGCAAGGGGAGTACGAGAACCGCTCCTCGGGCATCAAACACGGCTGGAACCCCCACTCGGTGAACGCGCTGCACACCGCCGTCCGGGAGGGCGACCGCGAGGCGTGGGACGAGTTCTCGGCGCAGGTGAACGACCCCGACACGCCCGCGGAACTGCGGAACCTCCTCGACATCGGCAACGAACGCGACCCGATCCCGGTCGATGAGGTGGAGCCGGTCGACGAGATCGCCAAGCGCTTCTCGACGGCCGCGATGAGCCTCGGGAGCCTCTCGCCCGAGCAACACGAGAACAACGCGATCGCGATGAACCGGATCGGGGCGAAGTCCAACACGGGCGAGGGCGGCGAGCCGCCCGAGCGCTTCGACACCGAACGGGGCTGCAGCGTCAAGCAGGTCGCGTCCGGGCGCTTCGGCGTCACCTCGAACTACCTCGCGACCGCCGAGGAGATCCAGATCAAGATGGCGCAAGGGTCCAAGCCCGGCGAGGGCGGCCATCTCCCCGGCGCGAAGGTGAACGAATACATCGCTCAGGTGCGCTACTCCACGCCCGGCGTCGGCCTCATCTCGCCGCCGCCGCTGCACGACATCTACTCCATCGAGGACCTGAAGCAGCTCATCTACGACCTGAAGGCCGCCAACCCCGAGGCCGACGTCAACGTGAAGCTCGTCTCGGAGGCGGGCATCGGCACCATCGCCGCCGGCGTCGCGAAGGCGGAGGCGGACGTGGTCCACATCTCCGGGCACTCCGGCGGGACGGGCGCGTCGCCGAAGACCTCGATCAAGAACGCGGGGCTGCCGTGGGAGCTGGGCGTCGCGGAGGCGAACCAGATGCTGCGGGCGACGGGCCTGCGCGACCGCATCACCGTCTCCGCGGACGGCGGGCTGAAGACCGGCCGCGACGTAGCCGTCGCCGCGCTGTTGGGCGCCGAGGAGTTCGCGTTCGGGACGGCCGCGCTCGTCTCCTCGGGCTGTGTGATGGCTCGACAGTGCCACCAGAACACCTGCCCGGTCGGCGTCGCCACCCAGCGCGAGGACCTGCGCGACCGGTTCCCCGGCGAGCCCGAGCACGTCATCAACTACATGCAGTTCATCGCGCAGGAACTGCGCGAGTACATGGCCGAGTTGGGCTTCACCTCGGTCGACGAGATGGTCGGCCGGGTCGACTGTCTCTCTCAACGCGAGGTCGACCACCCGAAGGCGAGCAAGCTCGACCTGTCGGCGCTCATCGCCGAGCCGAGCGACGACGGCCCGCGCCACAAGGTGCGCGAGCAGGACCACCCCGACCTGGCGGAGGCGCTCGACTGGGAGCTGCTCGACGAGCTCGGCGACAGCGTCGAGACGGGTGAGCCCGCCGCCCTCGCGGCCGACGTGGACAACACCGACCGCGCGATCGGCGCCACCCTGTCGAACCGCATCTCGCGAGCCCACGGGGAGGAGGGACTCCCCGCGGGCACGCTGGATCTCGACTTCCGCGGCGAGGCCGGCCAGTCGTTCGCCGCGTTCCTCGCGGCGGGCGTCGACGCCCACCTCGTCGGCGCCGCCAACGACTACGTCGGCAAGGGCCTGTCGGGCGGGACGGTCGTCGTCCAGACGCCCGAGGACGCCGCCTTCGAGCCCGACGAGAACGTCCTCATCGGCAACGTCGCGTTGTACGGCGCCACCGACGGCGAGGCGTACGTCAACGGCGTCGCCGGCGAGCGCTTCGCCGTACGAAACTCCGGCGTGAAGGCCGTCGTCGAGGGCGTCGGCGACCACGGCTGCGAGTACATGACCGGCGGCGTCGTCGCGGTACTGGGCGACGTGGGACGCAACTTCGCCGCGGGGATGTCCGGCGGCGTCGCGTACGTCCACGACCCGGACGACGAACTGCCCGCGAAGACGAACAAGGGGATGGTGAGCCTCTCCGAGGATCTGACCGACCAGGACGAGGCGATGGTGCGCCGCCTGGTCGAGAACCACCTCGAGCGCACCGACAGCGACCGCGCGCGCGAGTTGCTCGACGACTGGGAGTCGGTCGTCGGCGAGTTCACGCGCGTGCTTCCCGACGCCTACGCGGAGGTCATCGCGGAGGGTCGCGGCGACGACGTGCGCGAGCAGCTCCCCGACGCCGTCGAGGGCGGCGCCGCGACCGCGGAGTTCGGCGCGGGTGTCGTGGGCGACGACTGA
- a CDS encoding beta-CASP ribonuclease aCPSF1: protein MSQVEKQLADTKAQIESEIPDDISVTDVKYEGPELVVYTRHPKEFAQDGDLVRQLASKLRKRITIRPHPDVLSEPSEAEAKIQEIIPDDAGVADLDFHEDTGEVVIEAEKPGMVIGRRGSTLREITQEVGWTPEVVRTPPIESSTVSNVRNFLKQEREERRDILERVGRTIHREEMADEQWVRITTLGCCREVGRASFILNTAETRILVDCGDKPGAEGEVPYLQVPEALGAGAQNIDAVVLTHAHLDHSALIPLLFKYGYDGPIYCTEPTRDLMGLLTLDYLDVASKEGRTPPYESAQVREAIKHTIPLEYGDVTDIAPDMKLTFHNAGHILGSAVSHFHIGDGLYNVAFSGDIHYDDTRLFNGAVNDFPRVETLVMESTYGGRNDYQTDQEDSEEKLVDVINETYEDDGKVLIPAFAVGRSQEIMMVLEEAMRNDKIPEMPVHLDGMIWEATAIHTTYPEYLRDELRDRIFHEDENPFLADQFNHIDGGEDERREVADGGPCIILSTSGMMTGGPIMSWLRHLGTEEQSKLTFVGYQAQGTLGRRIQNGWEEIPVQDPRNKSRDSTITLRMGVETVDGFSGHADRQGLENFVKTMNPRPEKVLCVHGDERSVQDFSSALYHDYNMRTFAPKNLETFRFK from the coding sequence ATGAGTCAAGTCGAGAAGCAGTTAGCCGACACGAAAGCACAGATCGAATCGGAGATCCCCGACGACATCTCCGTCACCGACGTCAAGTACGAGGGTCCGGAGCTGGTGGTGTACACGCGCCATCCGAAAGAGTTCGCCCAGGACGGCGACCTCGTCCGACAGCTCGCCTCCAAGCTCCGAAAGCGTATCACGATCCGGCCGCATCCGGACGTGCTCTCCGAGCCGAGCGAGGCGGAGGCGAAGATCCAGGAGATCATCCCCGACGACGCCGGCGTCGCCGACCTCGATTTCCACGAGGACACCGGCGAGGTCGTCATCGAGGCCGAAAAGCCCGGCATGGTCATCGGCCGCCGCGGCTCGACCCTCCGGGAGATCACCCAGGAGGTGGGGTGGACGCCCGAGGTCGTCCGCACGCCGCCGATCGAGTCCTCCACCGTCTCGAACGTCCGCAACTTCCTGAAACAGGAGCGCGAGGAGCGCCGCGACATCCTCGAGCGGGTCGGCCGCACCATCCACCGCGAGGAGATGGCCGACGAGCAGTGGGTCCGCATCACCACGCTCGGCTGCTGCCGCGAGGTCGGGCGCGCCTCGTTCATTCTCAACACCGCCGAGACGCGGATCCTCGTCGACTGCGGCGACAAGCCCGGCGCGGAAGGCGAGGTGCCGTATCTCCAGGTGCCGGAGGCGCTGGGCGCGGGCGCACAGAACATCGACGCGGTCGTGCTCACGCACGCCCACCTCGACCACTCCGCGCTCATCCCGCTGCTGTTCAAGTACGGCTACGACGGGCCGATCTACTGCACGGAGCCGACGCGCGACCTGATGGGGCTGCTCACGCTCGACTACCTCGACGTGGCGAGCAAGGAGGGGCGCACGCCCCCCTACGAGTCCGCACAGGTTCGCGAGGCGATCAAACACACCATCCCGCTGGAGTACGGCGACGTGACCGACATCGCGCCCGATATGAAGCTCACGTTCCACAACGCGGGCCACATCCTCGGGTCGGCCGTCTCGCACTTCCACATCGGCGACGGCCTCTACAACGTCGCCTTCTCCGGCGACATCCACTACGACGACACCCGCCTGTTCAACGGCGCGGTCAACGACTTCCCGCGCGTGGAGACGCTCGTGATGGAGTCCACCTACGGCGGTCGCAACGACTACCAGACCGACCAGGAGGACTCCGAGGAAAAACTGGTCGACGTGATCAACGAGACGTACGAGGACGACGGGAAGGTGTTGATCCCGGCGTTCGCGGTCGGGCGCTCCCAGGAGATCATGATGGTGCTGGAGGAGGCGATGCGAAACGACAAGATCCCGGAGATGCCGGTCCACCTCGACGGGATGATCTGGGAGGCGACGGCGATCCACACCACCTACCCCGAGTACCTCCGCGACGAACTGCGCGACCGCATCTTCCACGAGGACGAGAACCCCTTCCTCGCCGACCAGTTCAATCACATCGACGGGGGCGAGGACGAGCGCCGGGAGGTCGCCGACGGCGGCCCCTGCATCATTCTCTCTACCTCCGGGATGATGACCGGCGGCCCGATCATGTCGTGGCTGCGCCACCTCGGCACCGAAGAGCAGTCGAAGCTCACCTTCGTGGGCTACCAGGCACAGGGGACGCTGGGGCGCCGGATCCAGAACGGCTGGGAGGAGATCCCCGTGCAGGATCCGCGCAACAAGAGCCGCGACTCGACGATCACCCTCCGGATGGGTGTCGAGACGGTCGACGGCTTCTCCGGGCACGCCGACCGCCAGGGGCTGGAGAACTTCGTGAAGACGATGAACCCGCGCCCGGAGAAGGTGCTGTGCGTCCACGGCGACGAGCGTTCCGTGCAGGACTTCTCCTCGGCGCTGTATCACGACTACAACATGCGGACGTTCGCGCCGAAGAACCTGGAGACGTTCCGATTCAAATGA
- a CDS encoding GNAT family N-acetyltransferase: MTLTRVELAADDTDDLLALYREYGWWDDRERDDVAHALANTDLALGLRDGDELIAAARVITDFVYYARVYDVVVATERRGDGVGRALLEAVVTHDRLGDVNPVLLCREGLVPFYESAGFERYPESVAVPDDDAPDEEPLVTLIHTTG; this comes from the coding sequence GTGACGCTCACGCGAGTCGAACTCGCCGCCGACGACACGGACGATCTCCTCGCGCTCTACCGGGAGTACGGCTGGTGGGACGACCGCGAGCGCGACGACGTGGCGCACGCGCTGGCGAACACGGACCTGGCGCTCGGGCTCCGCGACGGCGACGAGTTGATCGCCGCCGCCCGCGTCATCACGGATTTCGTCTACTACGCCCGCGTCTACGACGTCGTCGTCGCCACGGAGCGCCGGGGCGACGGCGTCGGTCGGGCTCTCCTCGAGGCGGTCGTCACACACGACCGCCTCGGCGACGTGAACCCGGTCCTCCTCTGCCGGGAGGGGTTGGTGCCGTTCTACGAGTCGGCGGGCTTCGAGCGATACCCCGAGTCGGTCGCGGTCCCCGACGACGACGCTCCCGACGAGGAGCCCCTCGTGACGCTGATCCACACGACGGGGTGA
- the mch gene encoding methenyltetrahydromethanopterin cyclohydrolase, translated as MDSLNRMAVELVDEALDFADELELAAYELDSGATVVDFGVDADGGIEAGMLLAEIQTAGLATLQTGMGRVDGSPTPYVELTTDHPGVALLGSQKAGWELETEHFSGLGSGPARALVGEEREFQALGYYDEFDLTVLCVESATLPDDEVVAEVAERANVNEQAVYLPTTALGSTAGSVTAAARAAELAVFRLFELGYDLEQIKSAAGSAPVAPVSYDETEAMGRTNDALAYGGEVHLTVAEDFDRFDEVPSSAAAEFGRPFAEVFAEADYDFYELDESVFAPAAVTVDVLDGPTYALGETREDLLAASFDYR; from the coding sequence ATGGACAGCCTCAATCGCATGGCGGTGGAGCTGGTCGACGAGGCGCTCGATTTCGCCGACGAGCTCGAGCTCGCGGCCTACGAACTCGACTCCGGCGCGACGGTGGTCGACTTCGGCGTCGACGCCGACGGCGGCATCGAGGCGGGGATGTTGCTCGCGGAGATACAGACCGCCGGACTGGCGACCCTCCAGACCGGGATGGGTCGCGTCGACGGCTCGCCGACCCCCTACGTCGAGTTGACGACGGACCACCCGGGCGTCGCGCTGCTCGGCTCCCAGAAGGCCGGCTGGGAACTGGAGACGGAGCACTTCTCGGGGCTCGGCTCCGGGCCCGCCCGCGCGCTCGTCGGCGAGGAGCGGGAGTTCCAGGCGCTGGGCTACTACGACGAGTTCGATCTCACCGTCCTCTGCGTGGAGAGCGCGACGCTCCCCGACGACGAGGTGGTCGCCGAGGTCGCCGAGCGCGCGAACGTGAACGAGCAGGCGGTGTACCTTCCGACGACGGCCCTGGGCTCGACGGCGGGGAGCGTGACCGCGGCCGCGCGGGCCGCCGAACTCGCGGTCTTCCGGCTGTTCGAACTGGGGTACGACCTCGAGCAGATCAAGTCGGCCGCGGGCTCGGCCCCGGTTGCGCCCGTCAGCTACGACGAGACCGAGGCGATGGGCCGGACGAACGACGCGCTCGCGTACGGCGGCGAGGTCCACCTCACCGTCGCCGAGGACTTCGACCGGTTCGACGAGGTGCCCTCCAGCGCCGCTGCCGAGTTCGGCCGGCCGTTCGCGGAGGTGTTCGCCGAGGCGGACTACGACTTCTACGAACTGGACGAGTCCGTGTTCGCGCCCGCCGCGGTCACCGTCGACGTGCTCGACGGGCCGACGTACGCGCTCGGCGAGACCCGCGAGGACCTGCTCGCGGCGTCGTTCGACTACCGGTGA
- a CDS encoding GNAT family N-acetyltransferase, with amino-acid sequence MPGPTFLSGESVSLCTVEEGDISFVHETVNSPDIRKTMQPSRPYSLNEIRSLFTADPESSSAVRFVVAVDTEAVGLVGYSIEDTSAGIAEPSCWIHPSNWGEGYGSEAIELLVEYGFKQRRLHKFVAEVVEFNDASKRLVEKVGFVEEGRLREQDFVDGQYHDCVLYGLLATEWQSCRE; translated from the coding sequence ATGCCAGGACCGACGTTCCTGTCGGGGGAATCGGTGTCCCTTTGCACCGTCGAGGAAGGGGACATCTCGTTCGTTCACGAGACGGTTAACTCGCCGGACATCCGGAAGACGATGCAGCCGTCCAGACCGTACTCCCTGAACGAGATACGCTCGCTTTTCACAGCCGACCCGGAGTCGTCGTCCGCCGTTCGCTTCGTCGTCGCTGTCGATACGGAGGCCGTCGGATTAGTCGGGTATTCGATCGAGGACACGTCGGCAGGTATCGCCGAACCCAGTTGCTGGATCCACCCGTCGAACTGGGGCGAAGGGTACGGAAGCGAGGCGATCGAACTCCTCGTCGAGTACGGGTTCAAACAGCGCCGACTTCACAAGTTCGTCGCGGAGGTCGTCGAGTTCAACGACGCATCGAAGCGGCTCGTGGAGAAGGTTGGCTTCGTCGAGGAGGGGAGACTGCGGGAACAGGACTTCGTTGACGGGCAGTACCACGACTGTGTGCTATACGGGCTCCTTGCTACGGAGTGGCAAAGCTGTCGGGAGTGA